The Pyxidicoccus sp. MSG2 DNA segment CCGGTAGAGGCGATGGAGGCGCTCGTCAAGCGGCTGTCGCGCTACACGTACAACGACGAGTTCCTCGACGAGCTCTAGTCGTCCTCTCAGGGGGTGGTGTGGCGGGCCCGGGTTTGCGTAAGGTGGCGGCATGATTCAGGGCTCGGGCCGCTGTCACTACCACCCGGAGCGCGCCGGCCTCGGCGTCTGCGTGGAGTGCCGGCGCGTCATCTGCCGGGAGTGCACCACGCAGTTCGAGGGCATCAACCGCTGCGCGAGCTGCCTGGAGCGGCGCCTCAAGGCGCTGGAAGGCCCGGGCGAGCGGCGCGAGTGGACGCCAGGCAACGTGGTGCTGGGACTGGTGGGGGTGGCGCTCGTCTGGGGCGCCATCCTGCTGGTGGCCCAGGCGGCGGCGAGCTAGCGCATGGCCGTCTCCGCCCTCGAGCTGCGCCCCCGGGGCGCGGTGGCCTTGATGGACGCGGCGCTGCGGCTGTGCGCGCGCAACACGGGCGTCTGGGCCCTCACCCTGCCCGGCGGCGCGGCCGTCGTCGCCGCGGTGCTGTACCTGGCCGAGGCGGTGCGCATGGGCCGGCCGCTCGCCCTGCCCTCGCTGGCGCTCACCCTGGCGTGGTTCCTCCGCGGGCTGTGCCAGGGCGCGGCCTGCCACTACACGCAGGAGGTGCTGCTGGGCACGAAGGCCGAGCCCTCCGCGTGGGCGTCGATGCGCGCCGCGCTGGGCCGCGCGCCCGGCCTCTTCATCGCGGTGGCGTACCTCTTCGTCTTCAACACGGTGGTGATGACGCTGACGCTGGGCATCGGCTTCTTCGTGCTGGCCGCGCAGAGCGTGGGCTACGCGACGATGATGCAGGGCAAGGGCAGCCCGCTGAAGCTGTACGGCCTGTGCTCGCGGCTGCTGGGTCCGGCGCGCGGCACCGCCATGCTGGTGCGCGTCCTGATGAGCGTGCAGCTGCTGGTCTTCTTCAACCTGCACATCGCCGCCAACTTCGCGCTGTTCCTCGGCCGCAAGCTGGTGGGCATCGACCTGACGTTCGCCGAGCGCTTCGCCTCGCTGGACACGCCGCCGTGGCTGCTGCTCCTCGCGGCCGCGACGTTCGCCCTCTTCGAGCCGGTGCGCGCCGCCGCGGCCACGCTGCTGCTGGTAGACGGGCGCGTGCGACAGGAGGGGCTGGATTTGCTGGCCGCCGTGCAGCAGCTCCCCGCGAGGAACACCGGCCGGGCCCTGGGCCCCCGCAGCGCGGCGGTGCTGGCGGTGGTGCTCGGCGCGGGGCTGTTGCTGTCGGGAAGCCCGGCGTGGGCGGAAAAGGCCCCCGAGCGCCCCGTCACCTCCGCGCGGGACGCGGTGACGCGGCTGGGCGCGGTGGCGGAGTCCTGCGAGGCCAGCGGCCCCTCGGAGGACGCGCGCTTCGAGTCACTGGGCGCGCTGGGGCCTTCCGAGAAGGGCAAGCTGGAGCGGCTGGTGCGCACCGTGGAGCGCCAGGCCTGGGACGAGGAGGACTGCGACACCGCCATGGCCTCGCTGGAGCAGGGGCTCGCACAGGCGTCCGGGACGCTCGAGGCCCAGACGCGCGCGGATGCGCGGGCGGCCTCGGCGCGGGCGAAGGACATCCTCGCGCGGCCGGAGTTCGCGGTGGCGCCGCCGAAGGCGGAGAAGGACGCCGCCGAGGACGACACCGTGCCCCCGGAGCCGCCGGGCTGGTGGCGGCGGTTCATCGACTGGCTGGGCGAGTTCCTCAAGAAGCTCTTCGAGCGGGAGCCAGCGCCGCCGCCGAGGCAGGCCCCGCAGATGGTCAGCGGTTCCATGGTGGCCAACGTGCTCGTCGTGGTGCTGGTGACGCTGGCGGTGGCGGTGCTGGGCGGGCTGCTCATCATGTTCCTGAACAAGGGGAGGAAGCGCGCGGACGCGGACGGTCTGGAGGTGTCCACGGTGGACGCCGCGGCGCTGGCGGGTGACCCGGCGCATGCGCTGTCCCGTCCGCCCGAGGGCTGGGCACACCTCGCCGACGAGCTGGCCGCCCGGGGCGAGTACCGTGAGGCGGTGCGCAGCCTCTACCTGGCGCTGCTGTCCCGGCTGCACCGCGACGGGGCCATCCTCTACGACGTGACGCTGAGCAACTGGGACTACCTGCGCCAGTTCCGGGGCCGCGCGGAATGGAAGCCGCCCTTCCGCGAGCTGACGCGCCGCTTCGACTTCGCCTGGTACGGCAACGTGCCGGTGGGCGCGGAGGGCTACCGCGAGTTCCGCACCCTCACCCAGCCGCTGCTGGCCGCGCCCGCGCCGACGGAGGCCGCTGGTGCGTGACCGCTTCCCGCTGATGGTGGTGGGTGGCCTCGTGCTCACCGTCGTGCTCGGCGCATTCCTCGTGAAGAGCGCCCAGCGCGGCGAGTTCGCCGACACGCTGTCCACCTTCCGCGCCCAGGAGGACGGCGCGCGCGCCCTCTTCCTGCTCGCCCAGGAGAGCGGCCTGCCCGTGGTCCGCCGCATGTCGGACCTGCGCATCGTCACCGGGCAGCTGACGCCCGTGCTGCTGGCGGTGGAGGTGCAGGGCGCATACGAGGAGGACCCGGACCAGACGCAGCTCGCCGCCGAGCCCGACGCCGGCCTGGCGGACGAGGACGTCCCCCGCACCGGCTTCAACGCCTTCCGTGCCGCCGCGCTGGACGACACCGAGTACGAGAAATTGCTGGAGCACGTGAGGGCGGGTGGCACGCTGGTGTACGTGCCCTGGGGCTCGCGGGAGAACCCGCTGCTGGACGCGCTGTCGGTGAAGCTCACCAAGGCGGACACGACGCTGCCCATGCGCACGCTGGTGCCGCCGCTGCCCACCCCGTACACGCTGGGCGTGGAGCGCGTGGAGGCGAAGGTGCAGGCCTTCCTGACGCTGCCGCCCAACTCCGTGCCGGTGCTGGAGGATGACCGGCTGGGTCAGGTGGTGGCGGCGGTGGTGCCGCACGGCCAGGGCCGGGTGCTGGTGGTGGGCGCGCCTGAATTGGCGATGAACCGGGCGCTGGCACGCGCGGACAACGCGCAGTTCTGGCTGAGCGCGCTGGCGGGCCTGGGCCCCGGCCCCTACGAGTTCGACGAGTTCCACCACGGCTTCACCAACGAGCGCTCGGTGGTGGACTTCGCGCGGCGCTACGGCCTGCACTTCGCGGTGGCGCAGTTGCTGCTCGGCGTGGCGCTGTGGTCCGTGTCGCTGCGCCGCTTCGGCCGTCCGCACCCGCCGCCCGAGTCCGTCCGCGTGGGTGC contains these protein-coding regions:
- a CDS encoding DUF4129 domain-containing protein — encoded protein: MAVSALELRPRGAVALMDAALRLCARNTGVWALTLPGGAAVVAAVLYLAEAVRMGRPLALPSLALTLAWFLRGLCQGAACHYTQEVLLGTKAEPSAWASMRAALGRAPGLFIAVAYLFVFNTVVMTLTLGIGFFVLAAQSVGYATMMQGKGSPLKLYGLCSRLLGPARGTAMLVRVLMSVQLLVFFNLHIAANFALFLGRKLVGIDLTFAERFASLDTPPWLLLLAAATFALFEPVRAAAATLLLVDGRVRQEGLDLLAAVQQLPARNTGRALGPRSAAVLAVVLGAGLLLSGSPAWAEKAPERPVTSARDAVTRLGAVAESCEASGPSEDARFESLGALGPSEKGKLERLVRTVERQAWDEEDCDTAMASLEQGLAQASGTLEAQTRADARAASARAKDILARPEFAVAPPKAEKDAAEDDTVPPEPPGWWRRFIDWLGEFLKKLFEREPAPPPRQAPQMVSGSMVANVLVVVLVTLAVAVLGGLLIMFLNKGRKRADADGLEVSTVDAAALAGDPAHALSRPPEGWAHLADELAARGEYREAVRSLYLALLSRLHRDGAILYDVTLSNWDYLRQFRGRAEWKPPFRELTRRFDFAWYGNVPVGAEGYREFRTLTQPLLAAPAPTEAAGA
- a CDS encoding DUF4350 domain-containing protein, with translation MRDRFPLMVVGGLVLTVVLGAFLVKSAQRGEFADTLSTFRAQEDGARALFLLAQESGLPVVRRMSDLRIVTGQLTPVLLAVEVQGAYEEDPDQTQLAAEPDAGLADEDVPRTGFNAFRAAALDDTEYEKLLEHVRAGGTLVYVPWGSRENPLLDALSVKLTKADTTLPMRTLVPPLPTPYTLGVERVEAKVQAFLTLPPNSVPVLEDDRLGQVVAAVVPHGQGRVLVVGAPELAMNRALARADNAQFWLSALAGLGPGPYEFDEFHHGFTNERSVVDFARRYGLHFAVAQLLLGVALWSVSLRRFGRPHPPPESVRVGATDALFAMGRLYREGRHHAFAAGLIAKGLIQELALHAGLPAHSPAASVAQGLRDRGREDLARGLQAVAAEADTVGSDSDLQQLAANAAVLRQRLHTAGAGRRSTPGTT